A single window of Granulicella mallensis MP5ACTX8 DNA harbors:
- a CDS encoding cupin domain-containing protein: MEFITELSVQYLDIFAPDTKGTMLPQLPTPKAFKRSPALENSSWYKGILVSQLAGETDTGGAFDLILGKMRKGTEPPPHVHERDDEFFYVLKGSMAVYTEGQRFDVASGECMFLPKGNPHAFLVQSDEIEVLTFITPGGFLNAVNQMNIPAQKMEIPTDEVFTYATMDLTKTMEIFEKYGVRFLSPEEIAQQMPQFHLPC; the protein is encoded by the coding sequence ATGGAATTTATTACCGAGTTGAGTGTTCAGTATCTAGACATCTTTGCGCCCGACACGAAAGGAACCATGCTCCCACAATTGCCTACCCCAAAAGCCTTCAAACGTTCGCCCGCCCTGGAAAATTCCAGTTGGTACAAGGGAATCTTAGTCAGCCAACTCGCCGGTGAAACCGATACCGGTGGAGCCTTCGATCTTATCTTGGGAAAGATGAGAAAGGGGACCGAACCTCCACCTCATGTCCATGAGCGAGATGATGAGTTTTTTTACGTCCTCAAGGGAAGTATGGCGGTCTACACAGAAGGCCAAAGATTCGACGTTGCCTCCGGGGAATGCATGTTTCTCCCCAAAGGCAATCCGCATGCATTCCTGGTGCAATCGGATGAGATCGAAGTCCTGACCTTCATCACCCCAGGTGGCTTTTTGAACGCCGTAAACCAAATGAATATCCCGGCGCAAAAGATGGAGATTCCCACCGACGAAGTGTTCACCTACGCAACGATGGACCTCACGAAGACCATGGAAATCTTCGAAAAATATGGGGTCCGCTTCCTCTCCCCAGAAGAGATCGCGCAACAAATGCCGCAGTTTCACCTCCCCTGTTAA
- a CDS encoding GNAT family N-acetyltransferase, producing the protein MKIEIREMATVDDATAFRTLNEEWITKIFSLEAKDIEILGNPQQMIVDKGGRVFVVSAEGEAVGCVALIPMEGGVYELSKMAISPKLRGMGIGRRLIEYAIAQARELGAKSLFLGSSTKLPHAVHLYETVGFQHVPPERLRPNPYVRANVFMEMAL; encoded by the coding sequence ATGAAGATCGAGATTCGGGAGATGGCGACGGTCGATGACGCGACGGCGTTCCGGACGTTGAACGAGGAGTGGATTACGAAGATCTTCTCGCTGGAGGCGAAGGACATCGAAATACTCGGAAACCCACAACAGATGATCGTAGACAAAGGGGGGCGAGTCTTTGTGGTGTCGGCTGAGGGTGAGGCGGTGGGATGCGTCGCGTTGATCCCGATGGAAGGCGGCGTCTATGAGCTTTCGAAGATGGCGATATCGCCGAAGCTGCGCGGGATGGGAATCGGTCGGAGACTGATCGAGTACGCCATTGCGCAGGCTCGGGAACTCGGAGCGAAGTCGCTGTTTTTAGGCAGCAGTACCAAGCTGCCTCATGCAGTGCACCTGTACGAGACAGTCGGGTTCCAGCATGTACCTCCGGAGCGTCTGCGACCGAATCCCTATGTGCGCGCAAACGTCTTTATGGAGATGGCACTGTAA
- a CDS encoding carboxypeptidase-like regulatory domain-containing protein, whose protein sequence is MFLFACIFSLVLFGSATLQAQTGGEAGIQGTVVDPTGAAVPGAVVTATNVATGVATSRVASSDGLYTISPILPGVYTVSVKAKGFQESTQKNLAVDALKLTGLNLTLSVGSESTEVTVTDAPPALETTNAVLGAVMENKTYANLPLQMSGQQRDPTAFAVLVPGVQGGARAPIIGGTGNYLAAVYVDGIPVTTINQQGDNRVVANALPVESIDQFQVVTSTPDAEYQGAGIINFSLKSGSNQYHGSAATYVRARMFDTWSFASKDATAVNEAGQTIPSPKPDEHQSEYVASGGGPIPFMKKHGFFYVTYDKYHGRNGINPNFLTIPTALMRQGNFSELKVPIYDPTTDGSCSAYGNSTVCRKQFANNTIPLNEQSPLAIQMQSYLPTNYANTNTVNNYFGGVPSGYDNWEIAGRADFDLTSKQRLSYVIAYGVRKNVPFTVGSNAVPTVAGVVLPLPYTAGGYATITPVVTDIEHAWQISNSMTNQLKFAFNRFGQPITNLTDGVAPYRAAADLGITGLPDGQASTEFPEVSFATTTANAAQLATWTSNGASGATQTTIPNTFTLLDNFMITKGKHSLTLGFTTQWLEDNVAAQLGASGVYQLGFSANSTAAVLNGIVSPNAASSLGVKNVADSPGPSGFSYASYLLGAASQSNIGLQAVSETGGRYHDTSPYVADVWKVTPNLTVNIGLRWDYFPPFHEVQDRWSFMNPNLQNAITGNMGELQFAGNHGGPGVSCNCRTPVQTWWKNFGPRVGLAYSLNPTTVLRAGYGLVYSIGGGVGGRGGAGTGTGQTGFNTSATTPTEITTTSNGAPGPSYYLNNSMAFQNLGIGNTQYGGPGYTLPALPQQNAAAQTLLTSYYGTTGSTGTGPGYADPYLSGRAPEFALFNAGIQQALNNNLTLTLNYAGTQSHFLLAGGSNPRGYWTNQLDPKYMVALGGVADSTGKNPLLGAKATPANVQIAENAMPGYKLPYAAISSAGTQATIAQTLVAFPQYNGLSDTWGQNVANISYNSLQASLAQRASHGLSYTFNYTWSRNIGDDGTFRSGFDLPSGSVSRTSQAYHQNRIERSLTTTDMTHNVSAYGLWELPFGKGHMGGDHFVVRALASGWQLSTIYQFTSGTPFVVSYGGCNAPNAGTCEVDLNPNFTGNPRIQKGYRKFNTQYINPAAFSAPTAFSSNLSTNYNKLGNAPRTAPYGLRNPYFWKDDVSLRRTFGIWNRLQFVAEVDCLNVANHATLSNPSATWGAPGSAAGNSFGVITGAMANSRDFQFAGHINF, encoded by the coding sequence TTGTTCCTCTTCGCATGCATCTTCAGCCTGGTCCTCTTCGGTTCGGCAACATTACAAGCGCAGACAGGCGGTGAAGCCGGCATTCAGGGCACGGTCGTCGATCCGACGGGCGCCGCCGTTCCAGGAGCCGTTGTCACCGCGACCAACGTGGCCACAGGGGTTGCAACATCGCGCGTAGCCTCCAGCGACGGACTCTATACGATCTCCCCCATCCTTCCCGGTGTCTATACCGTGTCCGTCAAGGCCAAGGGCTTTCAGGAATCGACCCAGAAGAATCTCGCCGTAGACGCGCTCAAGCTCACCGGCCTGAACCTCACACTCTCTGTCGGTTCGGAATCGACGGAGGTCACAGTAACCGACGCTCCCCCCGCGTTGGAAACAACGAATGCCGTTCTTGGCGCCGTGATGGAAAACAAGACCTACGCCAACCTACCCCTCCAGATGAGCGGGCAGCAGCGTGATCCGACGGCCTTCGCCGTCCTCGTTCCCGGAGTCCAAGGCGGTGCTCGCGCTCCCATCATCGGCGGTACCGGCAACTATCTCGCCGCGGTCTATGTCGACGGTATCCCCGTAACGACGATCAATCAGCAGGGCGACAACCGTGTCGTTGCAAACGCGCTTCCCGTCGAATCCATCGACCAGTTTCAGGTCGTTACCAGCACACCCGATGCCGAGTACCAGGGCGCAGGCATTATCAACTTCTCGCTGAAATCCGGCTCCAACCAATATCACGGCTCGGCGGCCACTTACGTTCGTGCACGCATGTTCGACACCTGGAGCTTTGCCTCGAAGGACGCAACGGCAGTCAACGAAGCCGGCCAGACCATCCCCTCGCCCAAGCCCGACGAGCACCAGTCAGAGTACGTTGCCTCCGGCGGCGGCCCCATTCCGTTCATGAAGAAGCACGGCTTCTTCTATGTGACCTACGACAAATATCACGGCCGCAACGGCATCAATCCTAACTTCCTGACAATTCCAACGGCGCTTATGCGGCAGGGCAACTTCAGTGAGCTCAAGGTCCCGATCTACGACCCAACCACGGACGGGTCATGCTCGGCCTACGGGAACTCAACCGTATGCCGCAAGCAGTTTGCCAATAACACCATTCCCTTGAATGAACAGTCGCCGCTGGCCATCCAGATGCAGAGCTATCTACCCACCAACTACGCCAACACCAATACAGTGAACAACTACTTTGGCGGCGTACCCAGCGGTTACGACAACTGGGAGATCGCGGGACGAGCCGACTTCGATCTAACCTCGAAGCAACGTCTTTCCTATGTCATCGCCTATGGCGTCCGCAAGAATGTACCCTTCACCGTTGGCTCGAATGCGGTGCCGACCGTAGCCGGTGTCGTTCTTCCGCTGCCCTACACCGCTGGCGGGTACGCCACGATTACACCTGTCGTGACCGACATCGAACATGCCTGGCAGATCTCCAACAGCATGACCAACCAGTTGAAGTTCGCCTTCAATCGTTTTGGACAACCGATCACGAATCTGACCGATGGAGTGGCACCCTACCGCGCAGCGGCAGACCTCGGCATCACAGGCTTGCCGGACGGCCAGGCCTCCACGGAGTTTCCGGAAGTAAGCTTCGCCACAACCACCGCGAACGCAGCACAACTCGCAACCTGGACGTCGAACGGAGCCAGCGGAGCGACGCAGACCACAATCCCCAATACCTTCACCCTGCTGGACAACTTCATGATCACCAAGGGGAAGCACAGCCTTACGCTGGGTTTCACCACACAATGGCTGGAGGATAACGTCGCCGCACAGCTCGGAGCTTCAGGCGTTTATCAACTTGGATTTTCGGCGAATTCAACAGCCGCGGTCCTTAACGGGATTGTTTCGCCAAATGCCGCAAGCAGCCTGGGCGTAAAGAATGTAGCGGATAGTCCTGGACCAAGCGGCTTCTCGTATGCCAGCTACCTGCTGGGTGCGGCAAGCCAATCCAACATCGGACTGCAGGCAGTATCGGAGACCGGTGGCCGCTATCACGACACCTCTCCGTACGTCGCAGATGTCTGGAAGGTGACCCCGAACCTGACTGTCAATATAGGTCTGCGCTGGGATTACTTCCCTCCCTTCCACGAGGTACAGGATCGGTGGAGCTTCATGAATCCGAACCTCCAGAACGCCATTACCGGGAACATGGGCGAACTTCAGTTTGCCGGCAATCACGGCGGCCCTGGCGTAAGCTGCAACTGCCGCACGCCGGTGCAGACATGGTGGAAGAACTTCGGACCGCGTGTCGGTCTGGCTTACTCCTTAAACCCGACAACCGTGCTTAGAGCTGGCTATGGCCTGGTCTACTCGATTGGCGGCGGTGTCGGCGGTCGTGGCGGTGCAGGTACCGGTACAGGCCAGACAGGCTTCAATACCAGTGCTACAACGCCTACGGAAATCACGACGACTTCCAATGGAGCCCCAGGGCCTTCGTACTACCTGAACAACAGCATGGCATTCCAGAACCTGGGCATAGGCAATACTCAATACGGTGGCCCCGGATACACGTTGCCCGCACTGCCGCAGCAGAACGCCGCTGCCCAGACGCTGCTGACCAGCTACTACGGCACGACAGGCTCGACAGGTACTGGCCCAGGCTATGCCGATCCTTACCTCTCCGGCCGCGCCCCCGAGTTCGCGCTCTTCAATGCCGGCATTCAACAAGCCCTGAACAATAACCTGACCCTCACGTTGAACTATGCCGGCACACAGAGCCACTTCCTGCTGGCAGGCGGCTCCAACCCGCGCGGCTACTGGACCAATCAGCTCGATCCAAAGTACATGGTGGCACTGGGTGGGGTAGCTGACTCCACGGGCAAGAACCCTCTACTCGGCGCGAAGGCAACTCCAGCCAACGTCCAGATCGCCGAGAATGCGATGCCCGGTTACAAGCTCCCATACGCGGCGATTTCATCGGCGGGAACCCAGGCAACCATCGCTCAAACGCTGGTTGCCTTCCCGCAATACAACGGCCTCTCCGATACCTGGGGCCAGAACGTGGCGAACATCAGCTACAACTCGCTGCAGGCCTCCCTTGCGCAGCGTGCCTCTCACGGTCTCTCCTATACCTTCAACTACACCTGGTCGCGCAATATCGGTGACGACGGCACCTTCCGCTCAGGCTTCGACCTGCCCTCGGGATCGGTCTCTCGCACCTCACAGGCGTATCACCAGAATCGTATCGAGCGTTCCCTCACCACAACCGATATGACCCACAACGTCTCGGCTTACGGCTTGTGGGAGCTGCCGTTCGGCAAGGGACACATGGGCGGAGATCACTTCGTCGTACGGGCTCTCGCCAGTGGCTGGCAGTTGTCCACGATCTATCAGTTCACCAGCGGCACACCGTTTGTAGTCTCGTACGGCGGTTGCAATGCGCCGAACGCAGGCACCTGCGAGGTAGATCTTAACCCGAACTTTACCGGCAACCCTCGCATCCAGAAGGGCTACCGCAAGTTCAATACTCAATACATCAACCCGGCCGCCTTCAGCGCTCCGACAGCCTTTAGCTCGAACCTCAGCACCAACTACAACAAGCTCGGCAACGCGCCCCGCACGGCTCCTTATGGTTTGCGTAACCCGTACTTCTGGAAAGATGACGTCAGCCTGCGCCGGACGTTCGGCATCTGGAACCGCTTGCAATTCGTAGCCGAGGTCGATTGCCTCAACGTTGCGAACCATGCCACCCTGTCGAATCCGTCGGCTACGTGGGGTGCTCCGGGCTCTGCGGCCGGAAACTCCTTCGGTGTCATTACCGGAGCAATGGCTAACTCCCGCGACTTCCAGTTCGCGGGTCACATCAACTTCTAA
- a CDS encoding dihydrofolate reductase family protein: MRKLKIFEHISLDGVIQHTADDDNFPYVDWNTPYRTPAGRDALFAACGGSFDVLLGRRAYDILSGFWPKAPSNPMADALNAATKYIATHRPESLEWGPFEGLGPDLVEGVRRIKSQDGPDIVLWGSSTLTSTLLEHGLADEVLLFVYPVLLGTGKRFFAEGTPARSFELISSKALPSGIVMSTYKAAGPLKTA; the protein is encoded by the coding sequence ATGAGAAAGCTCAAAATCTTCGAACACATCTCGCTGGACGGCGTGATCCAGCACACCGCCGATGACGACAACTTCCCCTACGTCGACTGGAACACGCCCTATCGGACCCCCGCTGGCCGGGATGCACTCTTCGCCGCGTGTGGCGGGAGCTTCGATGTGCTGCTGGGCCGTCGCGCCTACGATATCTTGTCCGGCTTCTGGCCAAAGGCGCCGAGCAATCCGATGGCGGACGCTCTCAATGCGGCAACAAAATATATCGCTACCCACCGTCCGGAGAGTCTCGAATGGGGCCCGTTCGAGGGCCTTGGACCGGACCTCGTCGAGGGCGTTCGCCGCATCAAGTCGCAGGACGGCCCGGACATTGTCCTCTGGGGCAGCTCCACGCTGACATCGACGCTACTCGAACATGGGCTTGCGGATGAGGTCCTGCTGTTCGTCTATCCGGTCCTGCTGGGCACGGGAAAGCGATTCTTTGCGGAAGGGACCCCGGCACGCTCCTTCGAACTCATCAGCTCAAAAGCTCTGCCCTCAGGCATCGTCATGAGCACGTACAAGGCCGCCGGACCGTTGAAGACCGCATAA
- a CDS encoding alpha/beta fold hydrolase, with protein sequence MEVEPSVRLEVLDWGGAGSPVILIPGLGMTAHSFDAFAVKLSSAHHVYGITPRGIGNSSTPAPTATNYTAARLGADVVAVMAYLKIPKAVLIGHSFGGEELSAVGTAHPEMVSGLIYLDAAYGYAFYDPRFGNLEIDVRDVREELATIDPGKLPLDKRDQLRELLSQLPRLTKDLESLLKQMNDNPPPSDSSELPPPQLAAMLTGQQKFTKMTVPVLAIFAYRHQLPGEGMLQDEQQREAAGRDAVFTEEHAEALKAVVPSAHIVRMPNADHFVFNSNESEVLREVDKFIEGLPR encoded by the coding sequence GTGGAGGTTGAACCTTCCGTTCGGCTTGAAGTTTTGGATTGGGGCGGAGCAGGAAGCCCGGTCATCCTGATCCCGGGACTCGGTATGACAGCTCACTCGTTCGATGCGTTCGCAGTAAAACTCTCCTCAGCACACCATGTGTACGGCATCACGCCTCGAGGCATTGGAAATTCCAGCACTCCCGCACCCACGGCGACAAACTACACGGCAGCTCGACTTGGAGCAGATGTGGTTGCTGTGATGGCCTATCTCAAGATTCCCAAGGCGGTGTTGATTGGGCACTCTTTCGGCGGAGAAGAGTTGAGCGCCGTTGGCACAGCGCATCCCGAAATGGTCTCTGGGCTCATTTATCTTGATGCAGCTTATGGGTATGCGTTCTACGATCCGCGCTTCGGCAACCTTGAAATCGATGTGCGCGATGTCCGTGAGGAACTTGCGACGATCGATCCGGGTAAATTGCCTCTTGATAAGCGAGACCAGTTGCGCGAGCTATTGAGCCAGCTACCCCGTCTTACGAAAGACCTTGAATCGCTGCTGAAGCAAATGAACGACAATCCGCCTCCCTCCGATTCGTCCGAACTGCCACCACCTCAACTGGCCGCGATGCTTACTGGACAGCAGAAGTTCACAAAGATGACTGTGCCTGTTCTTGCGATCTTTGCTTATCGACACCAGTTGCCCGGAGAGGGCATGCTCCAGGATGAACAACAGCGTGAGGCTGCCGGTAGAGACGCAGTGTTTACAGAGGAACATGCCGAAGCGCTGAAAGCAGTTGTTCCATCGGCCCACATCGTGCGTATGCCTAATGCGGACCACTTCGTCTTCAATTCGAACGAATCAGAAGTACTGCGAGAGGTGGACAAGTTCATCGAAGGCCTTCCGCGCTAG
- a CDS encoding oligogalacturonate lyase family protein: MHFRSLYRISFAATMLCSSIAFAQAHPDTRAADKMPTAEERANPPKTWIDKDTGHRVIRLTDEPGSASFYFNVNGYTPDGHEMVYTAPDGIHVLDLTTHKTRSVVKGMLHTIIVGHKTPSIFYIKPEENAIYKTNVDTGETKLLAKIPPHGNISTVNADETLAAGTYDEVDRPNEQFGHNDGKSTPTISPQTSPLEQAANKGEMMERRLAARIPLVLYTLDLTGNGKITPLLHSTDWVNHLLFSPSDPSVLMYCHEGPWQAVDRIWTIRTDGTHNQLMHQRHMAMEIAGHEFWGQNGETVYYDLQTPKGQDFFLASLNLTNGERRWYHMDRNEWSIHFNVYKDGELFTGDGGDPGQVAKAHDGEWIYLFHPELLKNTGLQSKDFVQPGVLHAERLVNMSKHNYALEPNVSFTPDGKMIIFRSNMFGPTYVFGVEIEKAKP; this comes from the coding sequence ATGCACTTCCGTTCGCTCTACCGAATTTCGTTCGCCGCTACGATGCTCTGTTCCTCGATCGCGTTCGCACAAGCGCATCCTGACACACGAGCTGCCGACAAGATGCCGACGGCAGAGGAACGCGCCAACCCGCCCAAGACCTGGATCGATAAAGACACCGGACACCGCGTGATTCGACTGACCGATGAACCTGGCTCCGCAAGCTTCTACTTCAACGTGAACGGCTACACGCCGGACGGCCACGAGATGGTCTACACCGCGCCGGACGGCATCCATGTGCTGGACCTCACGACGCACAAGACCCGCTCCGTGGTGAAGGGCATGCTGCACACCATCATCGTGGGCCACAAGACGCCGAGCATCTTCTATATCAAGCCCGAAGAGAACGCGATCTACAAAACCAACGTCGACACCGGCGAGACGAAGCTCCTCGCAAAAATTCCCCCGCACGGCAATATCTCGACCGTGAACGCCGACGAGACTCTTGCGGCAGGAACCTACGACGAGGTCGACCGCCCGAACGAGCAGTTCGGACATAACGATGGCAAGTCCACTCCAACCATCAGCCCCCAGACCAGCCCGCTGGAACAGGCTGCGAATAAAGGCGAGATGATGGAGCGCCGCCTCGCCGCGCGCATCCCACTCGTGCTCTACACGCTCGACCTCACCGGCAACGGCAAGATCACTCCCCTGCTGCACAGCACCGACTGGGTCAACCACCTGCTCTTCTCCCCCAGCGATCCCAGCGTGCTGATGTACTGCCACGAAGGCCCATGGCAAGCTGTAGACCGCATCTGGACCATCCGCACGGACGGCACGCATAACCAACTCATGCACCAGCGCCACATGGCCATGGAGATTGCGGGCCACGAGTTCTGGGGACAGAACGGCGAAACCGTCTACTACGACCTGCAGACACCCAAGGGCCAGGACTTCTTCCTCGCCTCTCTAAACCTGACCAACGGCGAGCGCCGTTGGTATCACATGGACCGCAACGAATGGTCGATCCACTTCAACGTCTACAAGGATGGCGAACTCTTCACCGGCGACGGTGGCGACCCTGGCCAGGTAGCCAAGGCCCACGACGGCGAATGGATCTACCTCTTCCATCCGGAGCTCCTAAAGAACACAGGCCTGCAGAGCAAGGACTTCGTGCAACCCGGCGTGCTCCACGCGGAGCGCCTGGTCAACATGTCGAAGCACAACTACGCCCTCGAACCCAACGTAAGCTTCACGCCGGACGGCAAGATGATCATCTTCCGCTCCAACATGTTCGGTCCAACCTACGTCTTCGGCGTAGAGATAGAGAAAGCAAAGCCCTAA
- a CDS encoding YciI family protein: MPQYLVAIHHPDNYDPSAESEAMVRDIDVLNEEMAAAGARFFAGGLQSASHAKSLRKQPGGEAVLTDGPYLEAKEHIGGFWILDAANMDEAVAWGRKAVVACRASVEVREFLAMPTE; encoded by the coding sequence ATGCCGCAATATCTGGTTGCTATTCACCACCCCGACAACTATGACCCGTCCGCAGAGAGCGAAGCGATGGTCCGCGATATCGATGTACTCAACGAAGAGATGGCGGCTGCCGGTGCCAGGTTCTTCGCCGGCGGCCTGCAATCGGCATCCCACGCGAAATCACTGCGTAAGCAGCCCGGCGGAGAGGCGGTCCTCACCGATGGACCCTACCTTGAGGCCAAGGAACACATTGGCGGCTTTTGGATACTCGACGCAGCCAACATGGATGAGGCCGTGGCCTGGGGACGCAAAGCCGTCGTCGCCTGCCGCGCATCGGTCGAGGTGCGTGAGTTCCTCGCAATGCCAACAGAATAG